The region GTGCTCCTTTGCCCTTTAATCGGAAATTGGTGCCAGTTTGAGTACCCGCAGGTACCTTTAGCTTAACATCTCCGTGAACAGTTGGAACCTCAATTTCATCCCCCATTGTTGCTTGTACGAAAGAAATAGATTGGTCTAAATAGATTTCAGATCCATCACGTTGATATAATTCACTTGGTTTCACTCTAAAAACAATATAAAGGTCTCCGTAAGGTCCGCGATTGAATCCTGCTTCTCCTTGTCCTTGAAGACGCATTTGCTGTCCATCTTCCACACCAGCTGGAACAGTTACCTTAACTTCGTGTTGTTGAGCTGTGTGACCAGTGCCACCACAGGTAGGGCACTTTTCCTTAATCTCTTTACCAGTTCCATTGCAGACGTCACAAACTTGTTGACGAACCATACGACCTAGCGGAGTATTTTGCGTTACTTGAATAGTCCCAGTGCCATGACATTTTGAGCAAGTTACAGGACTAGTTCCTGGTTTAGCGCCAGAACCGTCACACGTCTTACAAATAGCTTCACGAGAATACTTAATAGTTGTCTTTTTCCCAAAAATAGCCTCTTCAAACTTAAGTTCCATACTATATTGTAGATCCTCACCCTGTCGTGGTTGACTAGCACTTTGTTGTCTTTGACCACCGCCAAAAAATGAACTGAAAATATCCTCAAAACCGCCGCCGTTGCCACCGAATCCACCAAAATCACCTTGGCTAAATCCACCGCCACCGAATCCCGCGTTAGGGTCTGCTGATCCGAATTGATCATATTGAGCTCGTTTTTGATCGTCACTTAGTACTTCAAAAGCTTCATTTACATCTTTAAATTTTTGCTCTGCGCCCGGCTCTTTATTAATATCAGGATGATATTTCTTAGATAATTTTCGGTACGCTTTTTTTATTTCATCCGCTGAGGCATCTTTGCTGACACCTAAAACATCATAGTAATCTTTATTCCCGTCGGCCATACTTTTCCTCCACAGTAAATTTCACACTTCCTGAAGTTTAACATAAAAAAGTCAAAGCCAGCGACTTTGACTCCTCTATTATTTGTTATTGTCTTTATCTGGATCAACTTCCTCAAAATCACCATTTACGGTATTGCCATCAGTATCTTTTCCGGTATTACCAGTTGCATCTGCGCTAGCATTTGGATCAGCCTGAGCTTGTTGTGCATCCTGTGCTTGCTGGTAAAGCTTTACAGAAAGATCTTGAACAATCTTATTCAAATCGTCTTTCTTAGCCTTCATTTCTTCAAGGTTATTGTCAGCTTGGGCCTTCTTAAGTGCTTCTTCAGCATCCTTGGCCTTCTTGATTTCATCCTCAGAAACTTTACCTTCAAGTTCCTTAAGAGTCTTATCAGTTGTAAAGATTAATTGATCAACTTCATTACGTAAATCTACTTCTTCTTTACGCTTCTTATCAGCCTCTTCATTTTCCTTGGCTTCTTTCATCATTCGATCAATTTCTTCATCTGATAAACCAGTGGAGCTTTGAATAGTAATCTTTTGTGCTTTACCTGTTCCCTTGTCAGTTGCAGATACGTTTACAATACCGTTCTTATCAATATCAAATTTAACTTCAATTTGAGGAATTCCACGTGGTGCAGGTGGAATATCCGTAAGTTGGAATCTTCCAAGTGTTTTATTATCAGCAGCCATTGGACGTTCACCTTGTAAAACATGAATATCAACAGCAGGCTGGTTGTCGGCAGCGGTAGAAAATACCTGTGACTTACTTGTTGGAATGGTTGTGTTACGTTCAATTAATTGTGTAAACACACCGCCCATTGTTTCAATCCCCAATGAAAGAGGAGTTACATCAAGTAAAACAACATCTTTAACGTCGCCAGTTAAAACCCCACCTTGAATTGCAGCACCAATTGCAACGGCTTCATCAGGGTTAATTGAATGGTTTGGTTCTTTACCCGTCCAATTTTTAACAGCTTCCTGAACGGCTGGAATACGTGTTGAACCACCGTTTAAAATAACTTCATCAATATCAGAAGCTGACAATCCGGCATCCTTCAAAGCATTGTCGACTGGTGTCTTTGTACGGGCAACTAAGTCTGAAGTCATTTGATCAAACTGCGCACGGCTTAGTGTTTTTTCCAAATGAAGTGGTCCGTTTTCACCAGCCGAAATAAATGGCAAGCTAATTTGAGCCTCAGTAACACCCGAGAGATCCTTCTTAGCTTTTTCAGCGGCATCCTTCAAGCGTTGAAGTGCCATCTTGTCTTTGCCTAAATCAATTCCATTTTCTTTCTTAAACTCATCTACTAACCAATCAATAATCTTTTGATCAAAATCATCACCACCAAGATTGGTGTCACCATTAGTTGAAAGTACTTGGAATACGCCATCGCCTAATTCAAGGACAGAAACATCAAAAGTACCACCACCGAGGTCATAAACCAAGATTTTTTCATCCTTATCAGTTTGGTCCAGCCCGTACGCAAGTGAAGCTGCAGTAGGTTCGTTAATAATTCGCTTTACATCTAAACCGGCAATCTTACCAGCATCTTTAGTAGCCTGACGCTGAGCATCATTGAAATACGCAGGAACAGTAATAACTGCCTGATCAACCTCTTCGCCTAAATAGTCTTCTGCAAATCCTCGAATATATCCTAAAATCATTGCAGAAACTTCTTGTGGTGTATAAGACTTACCATCAACAGTTACTTTGTATCCTTCTTCACCCATGTGACGTTTAATCGATGCAATTGTATCTGGATTTGTTATTGCTTGTCGTTTTGCCACCTCCCCAACTTGTGTTTCTCCATTTTTAAATGAAACAACTGAAGGAGTTGTACGGGCACCTTCTGGATTAGTAATAATCTTTGGCTTATCACCCTCCATAACTGCAACAGCAGAATTTGTAGTACCTAAATCAATACCAATAATCTTGTTACTTGCCATTTCAAAATTACCTCATTTTTTTATTATTGAGCGACGACAACCATCGCAGGTCTTAAAACACGATCTTTTAGCTTGTACCCTTTTTGAAGAACCTGCACAACCGTATCTGTTGCATATTCTTTTGACTTTTCAACAGTTTGCACTGCCTGCTCTTCATTAGGATCAAAAATAGAGCCAACTGTACCAATTTCTTTAATACCATTTTCAGTTAAAGCATTAGCCAGATGGTTTTGGACCATTTCGATTCCCTTTTTCAATTGAGTACCATTTTCATCAGTTACCTCAATTAATAATGCCCTTTCCAAATTATCCATCACTGGCAAAATGGATTTAGCTAATTTTTGACCATCATACTTAACTAAATTCGCTTGCTCTTTCTCGTTTCGACGTTGCATATTAACAATCTCAGCCTGAGCACGCATGTATTTGTCATTTATCTCATCAAGTTGCGACTGTAATTCTGAATCAGCCTCATTATTTTTTTTAGCTTCATCGGAGTCGTCTTGCACAACTTTATCGGTATCTGATGATTCATCACGGTCAGCCACCACTGTTTTTTCTTCTGATACTTCTGAATCTTTTATATCATCCTTATCAGCCACAAAATCACTCCTAACTTCCATCTAAGTTTTTATAATACTCTAACATTTTGCTAGATAGTTGTGCTCTAAAAACATCAACGATTCCGAGCATCTTAGAATATTGCATACTAGTTGGTCCAAGTATGGCAATTAACCCTTGCCCATATGTCCCAATATCATACGAAGCAGTAATTAAACTATAATCCTGTAAAACAGAGTCACTAATCTCATTACCAATTCTAACATTAACTCCGTGCTCATCATTTGACAGTAAATCAGACAACGCATCTTGTGTATTAAGAATACCAAATACTTTACGTACTGATTCTAAATTCTTGGGGTCAGAAAAGTTCAAAATATTCAACTTTCCCCCCACAAAGAACTGATCTTCAGCATTGCGACTAATCATATCTGAAAAAACATCAACAACTCCGAGCTTATTATGCAAATATTTACTGAGTATTACAGGTAAATCCGAATGAATTAATTGATAGGCCTGAGCTAAGCTTTTGCCAACCAATCTATCGTTCATAAGATGAACAACCTTTTCAAGCTCCTCACCTTGTAATTCTGGAGGTATTGAAAACTGCTGAGTTGAGGCTTCACCATTGCTGGTTGCTAAGATTAACATCACGCGACTTGAGCCTAAGGGAACAAGTCTAAATCCATCAATCGTCGTTGCAACCTGATTAGGTTTTAAAGATAATGCCGTATAATTAGTCATTTGTGATAACATATCTGCGGAGATTTTTACGATATCATCGATACGTCTAAAACTCTGGTCAAACGAACTCTTTATTGTTGCAAGTTCACTCTGATCGGCCGATACCGGTCTCATTAAATGATCAACATAGTATCGATATCCCTCTCTGGATGGAACCCTCCCAGACGAAGAATGCGTTTTTTCAATTAACCCAGCTTCTTCAAGCTTAACCATATCGTTTCTAATCGTGGCTGAACTTACATGAATCGGAAGAGTATCCACTAATGCCTTCGATCCAACTGGTTGGCCATTCTCCGTATATTTACGAACAATCAACTCTAAAATCATCAATTCACGTTTAGTTAGCGTAATTCAATCACCTCTTTTAGCACTTCAATATATTGAGTGCTAAATTACAATGATTAATATACAAAATTTTTCATCAAATGTCAAACTTGGTCAAATTACTTTAGATCTTTTTAAAAAATGACCTAGTTGCCACCTCATCTTTTTGCAATTGATTCACTAACTCCTCTGCACTGGTAAACATTTCTTCTCCACGAATTCGGTTATACCATTTGATATCAACCTCTTCACCATAAATTTCGCGTTTAAAATCTAAAATATTTATTTCGGTTGTAACTTTTCGATTTTTTCCAAAAGTTACATTTTTCCCAACCGAAGCCATACCTTGATACCACTCAGATCCAATTTTTATTTCTACAACATATATTCCAATTCCTAATACGACTTGATTTTCGCTTGAAATAATATTGGCGGTTGGATAACCTAATGTTCTTCCTCTTGCCTCACCATGTACCACAATACCGTGTGTTTCAAAAGGGTAGCCCAATAATACATTTGCTTCATCAATATTTCCAATTGCAATTAAGGATCTAATCCGACTCGAACTAGCTTTTTCTCCATCAACTTTTAATTTTTTAACTTTCACAACATCAAAACGACCTCGGGAAAGTGTTGGCAAAATATCCATATTTGCCTTATCAATTGGTCCAAACGTATAATCGAATCCAGCAACTACAATTTCAGCATTAAGTCCTACAATGTAATTATCAATAAATTGATTGGCCGATTGGTTTGCAAAAGATGAAGTAAAATCCGCTACATATAAGATATTTACACCAAGATCTTCCATCAACTTGGCCTTCCTAACAACAGAGGTAATATATGATAAACTATTCTCCGGTGAATTCGTTCTTTGATCGAAAACCACTGAAGGGTGATGGTTAAAGGTCATAGCTGCTAATTTTATTTGCTTTTGGTTGGCAATATCCTTTGCTGTTCGGATTACACTCTGGTGTCCTCTGTGAACACCATCAAAAAATCCTAATGCCAAAACAACCTTATCTTCTGGAATTATGGTTTTATCATATGGGTAATGTAAGTATATTGTTTTCATATTAGTCCTCTAAAAGAAACATTTTTTCTGGTCTATATAGATTTGTTTCTGAGTCTCGTTTATAAACGGCTTGTAATCTATCATTATATTTTAAAAGCAATTGATCATCATTCATATTAAGTCTGAGCCAAGCTCCGTTTTGAACTTTTTCTAATTCATCCGACGATAGATTATATGTTATAAGGTTTTTAAAAACTGTTTCAATTGGATGTAAAAAGCTGTAATCTTGGTTTTTAACTTTTTCGGATAAGTCATTCAATGTGATAGTATGTGATAGATCAAATCCACCGCTGGACATTCTTGTAAGATCTGACATTACAGCCGGAACACCTAATTTCTTACCAAAGTCAACCGCCAAAGTTCGTACATAAGTCCCTTTGCTACACTTAACTTCAAATTTAATAGTTTGCGTTCCACGTTTTTCATCAAATTCACTTTTTCCAATTTGATGAAATTCAGTTATTGAGACCATTCTTTGCGGTCTTTCTACCTCTTCACCAGATCTTGCATACTCATACAACTTCCGTCCATTAACCTTAACGGCCGAATACATAGGGGGAATTTGAATGATTTCGCCTGTCAAACTATTAAAAGTCTTTGCTAATTCTTCATCCGTAAAAGGAATTTTAAGTACCTTTGAAGCAATAACTTCACCGTCTAAATCTTCAGTAATTGTTGAAAAGCCCAGCGTGATTTTGCCCCGATAAATTTTACCTGAGTTCATCAAGTAATCTGATACTTTGGTTGCCTTACCAACACAAACAATTAGGACACCATCCACATTGGGATCTAGTGTGCCACTATGTCCAACTCTTTTAGTATGCAAAATTCGTCTAATTTTTGCAACTACATCATGACTAGTCATTTTACGTTCTTTATTAATTGGAATAATTCCGTCCATAATTAAACTACCTCTCCTATAGATTATAAGTATAGCATACGGAAAACCCGAACCGGCGCATACAAAAAACCTAATATGAATAATTCATATTAGGTTTTTTTGTTATTTTTTATTTAGTTTATTTAATAATTGATCAATATGATCACCATATTGAACTGATTCATCTCTCAAAAAACTAATCTCAGGTGTTTTGTAGATTGATAACCTACTACCTAATTCACTTCGGATTAAACCAGTTGCCTTTTTTAACCCGTCTTTTGTTTTTTGATCATCAGAAGCCTGATCAGACAAAATACTATAGAAAATTTTAGCTTGTTGTAAATCACCAGTAACTTCAACGCCAGTTATAGTTATACCTTCTAAACGCGGATCACGAACTTTTCTACGTAAAATGTCGCTAACTTCTTTTTCGATTTCCTGGGAAAGACGATCAGATCGATATTGTCGTGCCATAACGAACACCTCCAAGAATTATTATTCTACAGGTACTTCCTTCATACGGTATGCTTCAATAACATCACCAATCTTGATGTCATTATAGTTTTCAACTGTTAAACCAAGTTCAAAACCACGTTTAACTTCTTTAACGTCATCCTTAAAACGACGTAAACTACCAAGTTGTCCTTCATAGATAACTACGCCATCACGAATCAAACGAACACTAGAATCGCGAGTAATGAATCCATCTGTTACAAAGCCACCGGCAATTGTTCCAATCTTAGAAACCTTATATGTTTCACGGATATCAACTTGACCCGTAATTTCTTCTTCGTAAGTTGGTTCAAGCATTCCCTTCATAGCAGCTTCAACTTCATCAATAGCGTTGTAGATTACACGGTGAAGACGAATATCAACGTCTTGTGAATCTGCTAATTGTTTAGCTTGTGGAGTAGGTCGAACGTTAAAGCCAATAATGATAGCATTACTTGCTTCAGCAAGTGTAACGTCACTTTCGTTTATAGCACCAACTGCCGTATGGATAACGTTAACTCGAACACCTTCAACATCAATCTTCTTTAGACTACTTGACAGAGCTTCAACTGAGCCTTGGACGTCAGCCTTAATGATGATGTCTACACGTTTCATTTCACCCTCTTTTAGAGAATCAAATAAATTGTCCAAAGTTACATGGTTAGTTCGCTTCCGTTCCTCAACTAAAGCGCGCTTAGCACGATCTTCACCAGCAGCACGAGCCGATTTTTCATCTTCAAATACGACAAACCGGTCCCCCGCCTCAGGCACATCGTTAAGACCTGTAACTTCGACAGGTGTGGAAGGAGTAGCAATTTTAACACGATGACCAAATTCGTTAACCATGGTACGGACACGTCCAAAAGTATTACCAATAACAATTGGATCACCAACGTGCATCGTCCCTTGTTGAACAAGCACAGTTGAAACTGTACCTTTACCTGGATCAAGTTTAGCTTCAATTACAGAACCAGCAGCTCTTTGGTCCGGATTAGCCTTTAATTCTAGTACCTCAGCCTGCAACAAGATCATATCAAGCAATTCATTAATATTTGTACCCATCTTAGCTGAAATTTCTACAAAGATGGTATCCCCACCCCATTTTTCTGGAATAAGTTCGTACTCAGCTAATTGTTCAATTACATGAGCAGGATTGGCACCTGGCTTATCAATCTTGTTAACTGCAACAATAATTGGTACATCAGCGGCCTTAGCATGATTAATCGCTTCAATTGTTTGAGGCATTACACCATCGTCGGCTGCAACAACTAAAATTGTAATATCAGTAATATCAGCACCACGAGCACGCATCTCAGTGAAGGCAGCATGTCCAGGAGTATCCAAGAATGTGATTAACTTACCATCATGGTTCAACTGGTAAGCACCAATTCCCTGTGTAATTCCACCAGCTTCA is a window of Pediococcus claussenii ATCC BAA-344 DNA encoding:
- the hrcA gene encoding heat-inducible transcriptional repressor HrcA yields the protein MTLTKRELMILELIVRKYTENGQPVGSKALVDTLPIHVSSATIRNDMVKLEEAGLIEKTHSSSGRVPSREGYRYYVDHLMRPVSADQSELATIKSSFDQSFRRIDDIVKISADMLSQMTNYTALSLKPNQVATTIDGFRLVPLGSSRVMLILATSNGEASTQQFSIPPELQGEELEKVVHLMNDRLVGKSLAQAYQLIHSDLPVILSKYLHNKLGVVDVFSDMISRNAEDQFFVGGKLNILNFSDPKNLESVRKVFGILNTQDALSDLLSNDEHGVNVRIGNEISDSVLQDYSLITASYDIGTYGQGLIAILGPTSMQYSKMLGIVDVFRAQLSSKMLEYYKNLDGS
- the truB gene encoding tRNA pseudouridine(55) synthase TruB, with product MDGIIPINKERKMTSHDVVAKIRRILHTKRVGHSGTLDPNVDGVLIVCVGKATKVSDYLMNSGKIYRGKITLGFSTITEDLDGEVIASKVLKIPFTDEELAKTFNSLTGEIIQIPPMYSAVKVNGRKLYEYARSGEEVERPQRMVSITEFHQIGKSEFDEKRGTQTIKFEVKCSKGTYVRTLAVDFGKKLGVPAVMSDLTRMSSGGFDLSHTITLNDLSEKVKNQDYSFLHPIETVFKNLITYNLSSDELEKVQNGAWLRLNMNDDQLLLKYNDRLQAVYKRDSETNLYRPEKMFLLED
- the rbfA gene encoding 30S ribosome-binding factor RbfA, producing the protein MARQYRSDRLSQEIEKEVSDILRRKVRDPRLEGITITGVEVTGDLQQAKIFYSILSDQASDDQKTKDGLKKATGLIRSELGSRLSIYKTPEISFLRDESVQYGDHIDQLLNKLNKK
- the grpE gene encoding nucleotide exchange factor GrpE, coding for MEVRSDFVADKDDIKDSEVSEEKTVVADRDESSDTDKVVQDDSDEAKKNNEADSELQSQLDEINDKYMRAQAEIVNMQRRNEKEQANLVKYDGQKLAKSILPVMDNLERALLIEVTDENGTQLKKGIEMVQNHLANALTENGIKEIGTVGSIFDPNEEQAVQTVEKSKEYATDTVVQVLQKGYKLKDRVLRPAMVVVAQ
- the ribF gene encoding riboflavin biosynthesis protein RibF, producing the protein MKTIYLHYPYDKTIIPEDKVVLALGFFDGVHRGHQSVIRTAKDIANQKQIKLAAMTFNHHPSVVFDQRTNSPENSLSYITSVVRKAKLMEDLGVNILYVADFTSSFANQSANQFIDNYIVGLNAEIVVAGFDYTFGPIDKANMDILPTLSRGRFDVVKVKKLKVDGEKASSSRIRSLIAIGNIDEANVLLGYPFETHGIVVHGEARGRTLGYPTANIISSENQVVLGIGIYVVEIKIGSEWYQGMASVGKNVTFGKNRKVTTEINILDFKREIYGEEVDIKWYNRIRGEEMFTSAEELVNQLQKDEVATRSFFKKI
- the dnaK gene encoding molecular chaperone DnaK, which codes for MASNKIIGIDLGTTNSAVAVMEGDKPKIITNPEGARTTPSVVSFKNGETQVGEVAKRQAITNPDTIASIKRHMGEEGYKVTVDGKSYTPQEVSAMILGYIRGFAEDYLGEEVDQAVITVPAYFNDAQRQATKDAGKIAGLDVKRIINEPTAASLAYGLDQTDKDEKILVYDLGGGTFDVSVLELGDGVFQVLSTNGDTNLGGDDFDQKIIDWLVDEFKKENGIDLGKDKMALQRLKDAAEKAKKDLSGVTEAQISLPFISAGENGPLHLEKTLSRAQFDQMTSDLVARTKTPVDNALKDAGLSASDIDEVILNGGSTRIPAVQEAVKNWTGKEPNHSINPDEAVAIGAAIQGGVLTGDVKDVVLLDVTPLSLGIETMGGVFTQLIERNTTIPTSKSQVFSTAADNQPAVDIHVLQGERPMAADNKTLGRFQLTDIPPAPRGIPQIEVKFDIDKNGIVNVSATDKGTGKAQKITIQSSTGLSDEEIDRMMKEAKENEEADKKRKEEVDLRNEVDQLIFTTDKTLKELEGKVSEDEIKKAKDAEEALKKAQADNNLEEMKAKKDDLNKIVQDLSVKLYQQAQDAQQAQADPNASADATGNTGKDTDGNTVNGDFEEVDPDKDNNK
- the infB gene encoding translation initiation factor IF-2, whose amino-acid sequence is MGKKRIYELAKELNVSSKDMIAKAQEAGFDVKNHMSTLDDASEKHLVSIFGSKQSTSDNKTAVSGKAVESSEKHTPKFRSSKTGKTVIRRNEEKAKEDGKKPYNPKAGNQTSVKTETAVKTNNNNARPQTRNNNQNNQKNQQRNNGRLNNNRNNTNVNNRQGNTSNNSNYRRNNNSQRFNNNRSQSNTVKPKAANKALEAARAAVSEIKNSTPAPSRAKEQPRKKEAIKRSTPEKNERKVSPNASVAHSTANTSNSRNNERRSFSKPAPTTSVNKSSENNDSRSNNRFNNNKKKKNDYSRNRFSGNGNRNNSYNGNGRRNKKVKKNGRLKNVETKPAPTRKERPLPDLLEYTEGMNVADIAKKIHREPAEIIKKLFMMGVMVNQNQSLDNDTIELLAADYGIEAQEKVEVDISDIDKIFDEEQANTDNLVSRPPVVTIMGHVDHGKTTLLDNLRNSHITAGEAGGITQGIGAYQLNHDGKLITFLDTPGHAAFTEMRARGADITDITILVVAADDGVMPQTIEAINHAKAADVPIIVAVNKIDKPGANPAHVIEQLAEYELIPEKWGGDTIFVEISAKMGTNINELLDMILLQAEVLELKANPDQRAAGSVIEAKLDPGKGTVSTVLVQQGTMHVGDPIVIGNTFGRVRTMVNEFGHRVKIATPSTPVEVTGLNDVPEAGDRFVVFEDEKSARAAGEDRAKRALVEERKRTNHVTLDNLFDSLKEGEMKRVDIIIKADVQGSVEALSSSLKKIDVEGVRVNVIHTAVGAINESDVTLAEASNAIIIGFNVRPTPQAKQLADSQDVDIRLHRVIYNAIDEVEAAMKGMLEPTYEEEITGQVDIRETYKVSKIGTIAGGFVTDGFITRDSSVRLIRDGVVIYEGQLGSLRRFKDDVKEVKRGFELGLTVENYNDIKIGDVIEAYRMKEVPVE
- the dnaJ gene encoding molecular chaperone DnaJ, whose amino-acid sequence is MADGNKDYYDVLGVSKDASADEIKKAYRKLSKKYHPDINKEPGAEQKFKDVNEAFEVLSDDQKRAQYDQFGSADPNAGFGGGGFSQGDFGGFGGNGGGFEDIFSSFFGGGQRQQSASQPRQGEDLQYSMELKFEEAIFGKKTTIKYSREAICKTCDGSGAKPGTSPVTCSKCHGTGTIQVTQNTPLGRMVRQQVCDVCNGTGKEIKEKCPTCGGTGHTAQQHEVKVTVPAGVEDGQQMRLQGQGEAGFNRGPYGDLYIVFRVKPSELYQRDGSEIYLDQSISFVQATMGDEIEVPTVHGDVKLKVPAGTQTGTNFRLKGKGAPHLRGNGNGDEHVKVTVTVPKKLNQKQKDALKEFAKASGEKPSGNGKNNFFDKFMN